One Methylophilus sp. TWE2 DNA segment encodes these proteins:
- the prfA gene encoding peptide chain release factor 1 encodes MKPSMLQKLANLSERLEELNRLLSSEGVTDNMDNYRKIMQEHTEITPIVEQYHVYVQTEADLKEAHNMLSDPEMKEFAQEEIENGKRRLEEVELALQKLLLPKDPNDDKNIFLEIRAGTGGDESGLFAGDLFRMYSRFADRQGWKVEVVSANEGEVGGYKEIIAKIIGYGAYSKLKFESGGHRVQRVPDTETQGRIHTSACTVAILPEVEEVGDVEINPADIRIDTFRASGAGGQHINKTDSAVRITHAPTGIVVECQDGRSQHANKAQAMQVLAARIKAKQVDEQQSKIASERRNLIGSGDRSERIRTYNYPQGRITDHRINLTLYKIEAITEGDMDELINALATEYQADLLASLGEEG; translated from the coding sequence ATGAAACCAAGCATGTTGCAAAAGCTCGCTAACCTGAGCGAGCGCCTTGAAGAGCTCAACCGCCTGCTCAGTAGCGAAGGCGTGACCGACAATATGGACAACTACCGTAAGATCATGCAGGAACATACGGAAATCACACCTATTGTTGAGCAGTACCATGTATATGTGCAGACCGAGGCCGATCTCAAAGAGGCGCACAACATGCTCTCTGACCCGGAGATGAAGGAGTTTGCGCAGGAAGAAATCGAGAACGGCAAAAGACGTCTTGAAGAGGTTGAACTCGCGTTGCAGAAGCTCTTGCTGCCCAAAGACCCCAACGACGACAAAAATATTTTCCTCGAAATCCGCGCCGGCACCGGTGGCGATGAATCTGGTTTGTTTGCCGGCGACCTGTTCCGCATGTATTCGCGTTTTGCCGACCGCCAGGGCTGGAAGGTAGAAGTGGTCTCGGCCAACGAAGGTGAAGTCGGTGGCTACAAAGAAATTATTGCCAAAATCATCGGCTACGGTGCGTATTCAAAACTCAAATTCGAGTCCGGTGGTCACCGTGTGCAACGCGTCCCCGATACTGAAACACAAGGCCGCATCCACACTTCAGCCTGTACCGTCGCGATTTTGCCAGAAGTGGAAGAGGTGGGTGATGTAGAAATCAACCCGGCCGATATCCGTATCGACACCTTCCGCGCCTCTGGTGCAGGTGGTCAGCACATCAACAAAACCGATTCTGCGGTGCGGATTACCCACGCCCCCACCGGCATCGTGGTGGAATGTCAGGATGGCCGCAGCCAGCACGCCAACAAAGCACAAGCCATGCAGGTACTGGCAGCACGCATCAAAGCCAAGCAAGTCGATGAACAACAAAGCAAAATCGCCTCCGAACGCCGCAACCTGATTGGTTCGGGTGACCGCTCAGAGCGCATCCGCACCTACAACTACCCGCAAGGCCGCATTACCGATCACCGCATCAACCTGACGCTGTATAAAATTGAAGCAATTACCGAAGGCGATATGGATGAGCTGATTAATGCGCTGGCAACTGAATATCAGGCGGATTTGCTGGCGAGTTTAG
- the hemA gene encoding glutamyl-tRNA reductase: MQLYTIGVNHTTAPIAIRENVAFNNETLPHALADLARHNVAEVAILSTCNRTEIYVQSIRPEVVIDWLAAYHRLEADKLLPYTYTLSSHEAVKHAFRVASGLDSMVLGEAQILGQFKQSVKIAQDTGTLGTMLHKLFQRTFEVAKEVRTNTDIGGSSISMAAAAVKLAQRIFGDLSSQSVLFIGAGEMIELCADHFAAQKPKKITVANRTLERGEQLADKIRGQGLNVQAILLNDLPERFHEFDIVITSTASQLPIVGLGMVERAIKARKHRPMFMVDLAVPRDIEPEVSALDDVFLYTVDDLAQVVSEGLGNRQEAAVNAELIVNSRVEHFMQWLKQREAVPTIKALRDQVDAVRKAELEKALKLLQKGEPPEKALEALSNALTNKFLHGPSHALNNSHGDAHAHMEHLVKQLFQIKE, from the coding sequence ATGCAGCTGTATACCATTGGTGTTAACCACACCACCGCCCCCATCGCCATCCGCGAGAATGTTGCGTTTAACAACGAAACTTTGCCGCATGCGCTGGCAGATCTGGCACGTCACAACGTGGCAGAGGTGGCGATCTTGTCCACCTGCAACCGTACCGAAATTTATGTGCAATCCATCCGGCCAGAAGTCGTGATTGACTGGTTAGCGGCTTATCATCGCCTCGAAGCCGACAAACTCCTGCCCTACACTTACACCTTGAGCAGCCACGAAGCAGTCAAGCACGCCTTCCGCGTCGCTAGCGGGCTGGATAGTATGGTGCTGGGCGAGGCGCAAATTCTGGGGCAGTTCAAGCAATCCGTCAAAATTGCACAGGACACCGGTACGTTGGGCACCATGTTACACAAATTGTTCCAGCGTACATTCGAAGTCGCCAAAGAAGTGCGTACCAACACCGATATTGGTGGCAGTTCGATTTCCATGGCCGCCGCCGCAGTCAAACTGGCACAGCGTATTTTTGGTGACTTAAGTAGCCAAAGCGTGCTGTTCATTGGTGCCGGTGAAATGATAGAGCTGTGCGCCGACCACTTTGCTGCACAAAAACCCAAAAAAATCACGGTTGCCAACCGCACGCTGGAGCGCGGTGAGCAACTGGCAGACAAAATCCGCGGCCAGGGTCTGAATGTGCAAGCCATTTTGCTCAACGATCTGCCCGAACGCTTTCACGAATTTGATATCGTTATCACCAGCACCGCCAGCCAGTTGCCGATTGTCGGCCTGGGCATGGTAGAGCGTGCGATCAAGGCGCGCAAGCATAGGCCGATGTTTATGGTTGACCTCGCCGTGCCGCGCGATATCGAGCCTGAAGTTTCGGCGCTGGATGATGTGTTTTTGTATACCGTAGACGATTTGGCGCAAGTGGTATCAGAAGGCTTAGGCAACCGCCAGGAAGCTGCTGTGAACGCCGAGTTGATTGTCAATTCGCGCGTTGAACATTTTATGCAGTGGCTCAAGCAACGCGAAGCCGTGCCTACGATTAAAGCATTGCGCGACCAGGTGGACGCCGTGCGCAAGGCCGAGCTGGAAAAAGCGCTCAAACTGTTACAAAAAGGTGAGCCGCCGGAAAAAGCATTAGAAGCCTTGAGCAATGCGCTCACCAATAAATTTTTACACGGCCCCAGCCATGCGCTGAATAATAGCCACGGCGATGCCCATGCGCATATGGAGCATCTCGTAAAACAACTCTTTCAAATCAAAGAATAA